The Sordaria macrospora chromosome 2, complete sequence sequence GGACCTTTAAGAGATTACATCCTCCTCAGGTCTGGCTACGGTTATCAGTCGTACCTAGGGTGGTGCCCGGTAGCGGATGACACTCGAACTGTCCAGCAAATAGAACAAAGAGATACCTAAGACTCTCATGACTTCCAAGCAAGGCAACAACTTAGGGGAAAAGGTACACGATACGGTAAAATAATCGAGAGGATGGACAGTATGCGGATCACAGAAGAAATCACATCCTGGATAGCGTGAAACACAAAGAAACAGCAAACTCAAGATGCAACAAGGCCACGGGCATGGAGTGAAGATAATCCAAAACATTGACATGTATATCTGTAGGGCTAAGCAAGCTCAAATGTGCTCGCCATCAAGTGATATCGACCTCCGCGCATACCCTTCAACCTGCATTGACCCTAGACGTTTTAGACAAGCATTCAAGCCATGTGATAACTGGCTTGCTATACCCTTGCGCCGCCAAGCTCAAACAGTCTCGCCTGAACCCGGAAAGGCCCTAGGAATAGCCTCAGGGGGTCGGCGCGGTCCTCTGGTGAGGTAGGAAGAAACCCTCTGTCCACGTAGCCCAAACGCCATGAAGCGTGAGATGATATGAACCATGCCGTCGGCTGTCTTTGGAGTCCATGAAAGCAACCGTTGCTTGATTATCCAACGCCCTTATCGTTCTTGAAGGGTGGTATGAATGGTAATCGCTGTCGAATTGTTGTAGGCTGGCCCTTTCGCTTGTGAATATTCGGGATCGTTGCTGGTGGATCGAGAGTCGTGACGAAATTGTGAAAGGCGACGGAAGGTGAGAAGCAACCGGGGTCACTTCGGATGTCAGTCTAAGAACCCTGGTGCTTTATTCCCACAATGCTAATACAAGGCAAATACCCAAACGCCATTCGCCGTTCCAGATTTACAAAACCATCCTGCCAGTAGAACACCGAATTATGTGAAGGTTCCAGAACAGAGCAACGAAGATAGAACAGTACTAATTCGAAACTCAGTTATCGACGAACTCCTTCTGCTGGTAGACGCAAGAAACCATGGCGTGGTCACGCTCATAGGGCTCTGTAGGCAATTGTTAGTCATTGTTCGCTCCATCAGCCAAAAGGGATGCGGTTGAACGTACCAAGAGTCAACTGCTCCTTGGGGAAGAACTTGTCCTCACGGAGCTTCTGGACCTCGGAAGCGAAGACCTGCTCAGGGGGAGCAGTGGAGTCAATGCAAGAAGCCTTGATAGAGATGAGAAGACCACCACCCTGCTTCAAGAAGAGCTTGGCGTTGATGCCGACAATTCTGTGTTGTGTTAGTCTCAGGTTCACAGAAAACCAAGGGTACGTAGAGGCCCGCTTACCTGGCCTGATCGGGCTGGGCAACATCGGCGAAGATGACATCGACCATGGGGAGGAGCATGCGGTAAGCCATGGGCTTACGGGCATCCTCGACGATAGGGATGACGTTGGTGCGGCGGGTAGCCATGTTGATGAGATCACGGCCGGAACGGTGAGAGAACTCGACGGCGTAGACGGAACCGGTAGGGCCGACAATATCGGCAACGTGGGAAACGGAAGTACCGGAGGCAGCACCGAGGTAGAGGACCTTGGAGCCGGGCTTCATGTAGATGGTCTCAAGACCACCGAGGATACCGGCAGCAAGCTTCGAACGGAAAGGGTTCCAGATCTGCAAAGTCCAGCGTTAGTCTTTGCCCAAGGCCACAAGCGGGAAAGTCTGGAAAACGTACGCGGTACTCAGTCTTGGTGGAagcaccaccctcctccttggaggCGTTCTCGACGGAGATTCTCTTCTCGCCGTAGACGGACTCGCCAGGGACAAGGTTGACGGTAGCGAGGAGATCCTCCTTACCGCCACGAGCGACGAAGACGCCCTTGTGACGATGAGGCTCGACAATGACCTTCTTGCCGGCAGCGCCACCCTTAGCACCACCGCGGGCACCGCCGCGACCACCACGGCCAGGGGGACTGTAATCGTAATGTTAGTCAATGTCCTTTGAAGTGATCACAGATTTGGATATGGTAAACGTACCCGCCACGACCACGGGGggcaccacgaccacgaggagcaccaccacggccacctGTTAAGCCAATGTCAGTAACGCGTTATCGTCGAGGCGACTGTTTGTTGCCATCGTATGTAGAGTCGGGTGCGAGATGAAGTTCGACTGAAGTCGTCATCCCAATGCGAGAGGTCCAAAGACATGCATAGCGACCACGGGACGCAGCAGACTCGAGACAACTCGCAGGATAACGAACAGAAGCAACGACAAAGACGCAGAGACCGTTCAAGCGATGGCATTGAGGCCAAACTCACCACCGAAGCCACCGCGGCCACCACggtcaccaccgccgaagccaccacggccaccaccgcGGCCACCACGATCACCACCGAatccaccacgaccaccgcCACGGGCGCCGCCTCTGCCACCACGCTCGAAGCCCATTTTTATAGAATGTGTTGGTATTGAGAAGTCGGAGTCGGTATAAGTTGCGATTCTGGGCCGAAACGCGTTGTAATGTCTGTCGTGCGAGGCACAATGGGTTTAGAGTTGTCGCGCGGCGCTGTCTAGAGACTCGGAAAAGAGCTTTTGCTGGAGCTGGGTGCAAAATTTCCTGGACATGGAttgaagagaaaaaaaagcggGGCATAGAGTCTCATCGCTGGAGCACTTTTTTTTCCGGTCGAGGCCTGTTGCCTTTGCCATTGGCTGTCGCCCTGGCGTGGCGGTTGAGGTTCTCCAACTTGTTGCGGAGGCTATCGTGCACGGCCGGCAGTCCAAGCGGCAGGCTGTTATCAGCGCTAGCACTTACTATCCCCGCGTGCACGTGCCTCAGGCAAAGTGACGGTCCGCACGAGCCACCTGCGCAGTGCCCACAGAGCCCTAATCGCGAAAATCGGTTTTTGTACGCCAAAATTGgaacccatcaccacctccgaACATCACACTTGGTCGATTTCCCCGTCCTCTCATCGACAAGCAGGCAAGATGGTGAGTAAATCCCTGCGAAACCCGCCGAAATCGAGAATTGCCGCCGTTATTTTGCTTCAGGACAGTTTGCGGGCTTCTGTAGCCGAAATGACGACGAAATTCTCGATGGGCGACAATTACGGCTTTGCGAGCAATCCGAGCacttggaggagagggaatCGCTGACCGAGTCTTGTTCAAAATCGCAGGTTCGGTACGCTGCGACTGAGATTGCCCCGGCTAAGTC is a genomic window containing:
- a CDS encoding rRNA methyltransferase NOP1 translates to MGFERGGRGGARGGGRGGFGGDRGGRGGGRGGFGGGDRGGRGGFGGGRGGAPRGRGAPRGRGGPPGRGGRGGARGGAKGGAAGKKVIVEPHRHKGVFVARGGKEDLLATVNLVPGESVYGEKRISVENASKEEGGASTKTEYRIWNPFRSKLAAGILGGLETIYMKPGSKVLYLGAASGTSVSHVADIVGPTGSVYAVEFSHRSGRDLINMATRRTNVIPIVEDARKPMAYRMLLPMVDVIFADVAQPDQARIVGINAKLFLKQGGGLLISIKASCIDSTAPPEQVFASEVQKLREDKFFPKEQLTLEPYERDHAMVSCVYQQKEFVDN